A genomic region of Herbaspirillum sp. DW155 contains the following coding sequences:
- the rimP gene encoding ribosome maturation factor RimP — protein sequence MQLLELIESTLSGLGYELVEFEKAPRGLVRVFIDFPFDPEAEEARAITVEDCEKATHQLLHVFTVENVLYERLEVSSPGLDRPLKKFSDFVRFVDCEAVVKLRVPLPGTSNRKTYEGVLREPEGEELVLEFEANDGSAAVLNFTLADVDKAHLVPQVDFRSRKG from the coding sequence TTGCAATTGCTGGAGCTGATCGAATCCACCCTCTCGGGCCTGGGCTACGAACTGGTTGAGTTCGAGAAGGCGCCGCGCGGTCTGGTGCGCGTCTTCATCGATTTTCCGTTCGACCCCGAAGCAGAAGAAGCGCGTGCGATCACCGTCGAGGATTGCGAGAAGGCGACGCATCAGTTGCTGCACGTCTTCACCGTGGAGAACGTGCTCTATGAGCGTCTGGAAGTCTCCTCGCCCGGGCTGGACCGCCCCCTGAAGAAGTTTTCCGACTTCGTGCGTTTCGTCGATTGCGAAGCCGTGGTCAAGCTGCGCGTGCCGCTGCCCGGTACGTCCAACCGCAAGACTTATGAAGGTGTGTTGCGCGAACCTGAAGGCGAGGAACTGGTATTGGAATTTGAAGCAAACGATGGGTCGGCTGCCGTGTTGAATTTCACGCTGGCCGATGTGGATAAGGCACACCTGGTGCCGCAGGTCGATTTTAGGAGTCGCAAAGGATGA
- the rluB gene encoding 23S rRNA pseudouridine(2605) synthase RluB, producing the protein MKPTSSKDETQVDLVAADAAASDKPVKKRTRKPAAAAAPAEAEAAPQTVAAEAAPKKRATRAKKVVADEVAPAPVAAAEPAPEKKPRATKPRAKKADAAAEAPAVQAPAQMSLAMEPAPAAPAKPKRAAKPKAAAPEVAAPAPAPAAPELPKVIVTVGEEVVAPPVLLDAPVDPNRTKPARRGVRGPRALRNNRAAQRAAAGGAAEAAPVHGKSEGDTAAATERPPRGQFGKNNGQPGQQGKKSFDKNGKKPKAPQLGLRSEPVDDIFSYVTSEAYDRDEGAKAGGRQPHQMRGKNGRRDLTAEDDAPKLHKVLADAGLGSRRDMEELIVAGRVSVNGEPAHIGQRILPTDAVRINGKLIQRKVSKRPPRVLVYHKPSGEIVSHADPEGRSSVFDRLPTMKAGKWLAVGRLDFNTEGLLLFTTSGDLANRLMHPRYNIEREYAVRTLGELEEGMRQKLLAGVELDDGLAQFSRIADGGGEGVNKWYRVTIGEGRNREVRRMFEAVGLTVSRLIRTRYGAMTLPQTLKRGRWEELEENAVRNLMAACGLEKQAGEAKSGSHGNGGHAGKSQNNGPRGNGMQNKGPQKGRQGGSFGNGGNGGNGGGNYGNGGNYGGGNRGGQPKSRQPDPLQTALGFPDAGNQRRGNRPQRGGNTAANFMLGGLPGMNRRRGGR; encoded by the coding sequence ATGAAGCCAACTAGTTCCAAAGACGAGACCCAGGTCGACCTGGTCGCGGCCGATGCCGCCGCATCCGACAAGCCGGTGAAGAAGCGCACCCGCAAGCCTGCGGCCGCTGCCGCGCCGGCCGAGGCAGAAGCCGCCCCGCAAACGGTGGCTGCTGAGGCCGCGCCGAAAAAGCGTGCCACGCGCGCCAAGAAGGTCGTCGCCGACGAGGTGGCTCCGGCGCCGGTCGCGGCTGCCGAGCCCGCTCCCGAAAAGAAACCGCGTGCCACCAAGCCGCGTGCCAAGAAGGCTGATGCGGCTGCTGAAGCCCCGGCCGTGCAGGCGCCGGCCCAGATGAGCCTGGCCATGGAGCCGGCGCCCGCCGCTCCCGCCAAGCCCAAGCGCGCTGCCAAGCCAAAGGCTGCAGCGCCCGAAGTGGCCGCGCCTGCGCCCGCTCCGGCTGCACCCGAGCTGCCCAAGGTCATCGTCACCGTGGGTGAAGAAGTGGTCGCGCCGCCGGTCTTGCTGGATGCGCCGGTCGATCCCAACCGCACCAAGCCCGCCCGCCGTGGTGTGCGCGGCCCGCGTGCACTGCGCAACAACCGCGCTGCCCAGCGCGCCGCTGCTGGTGGCGCTGCCGAGGCGGCACCGGTGCACGGCAAGAGCGAGGGTGATACTGCTGCTGCCACCGAGCGCCCGCCGCGTGGCCAGTTCGGCAAGAACAATGGCCAGCCCGGCCAGCAAGGCAAGAAGAGTTTCGACAAGAACGGCAAGAAGCCCAAGGCTCCCCAACTGGGCCTGCGCTCCGAGCCGGTCGATGACATCTTCTCCTATGTGACCTCCGAGGCGTATGACCGCGACGAAGGGGCCAAGGCCGGTGGCCGCCAGCCCCATCAGATGCGCGGCAAGAATGGCCGCCGCGACCTCACCGCCGAGGACGATGCCCCCAAGCTGCACAAGGTGCTGGCTGACGCCGGCCTGGGTTCGCGTCGCGACATGGAAGAGCTGATCGTCGCCGGCCGCGTCTCGGTCAATGGCGAGCCGGCCCACATCGGCCAGCGCATCCTGCCCACCGACGCCGTGCGCATCAACGGCAAGCTGATCCAGCGCAAGGTGAGCAAGCGCCCGCCGCGCGTGCTGGTCTATCACAAGCCCTCGGGCGAGATCGTCAGCCATGCCGATCCGGAAGGTCGCAGCTCGGTATTCGACCGCCTGCCGACCATGAAGGCCGGCAAGTGGCTGGCCGTGGGGCGCCTCGACTTCAATACCGAAGGCCTGCTGCTCTTTACCACCTCCGGTGACCTGGCCAACCGCCTGATGCACCCGCGCTACAACATCGAGCGTGAATACGCCGTGCGTACCCTGGGCGAACTGGAGGAAGGCATGCGCCAGAAGCTGCTGGCGGGCGTGGAGCTCGACGATGGCCTGGCGCAGTTCTCGCGCATCGCCGACGGCGGCGGCGAGGGTGTGAACAAGTGGTATCGCGTGACCATCGGCGAAGGCCGCAACCGCGAAGTGCGCCGCATGTTCGAAGCGGTCGGCCTGACCGTTTCGCGCCTGATCCGTACCCGCTACGGGGCCATGACCCTGCCGCAAACCTTGAAGCGCGGCCGCTGGGAAGAGCTGGAAGAAAACGCCGTGCGCAACCTGATGGCGGCCTGTGGCCTGGAAAAGCAGGCCGGCGAAGCCAAGTCCGGCAGTCACGGCAATGGCGGCCACGCCGGCAAGAGCCAGAACAACGGCCCGCGCGGCAATGGCATGCAGAACAAGGGACCGCAAAAGGGCCGTCAGGGTGGCAGCTTCGGCAATGGCGGTAATGGTGGCAATGGCGGTGGCAACTATGGCAACGGTGGCAACTATGGTGGCGGCAACCGCGGTGGTCAGCCCAAGAGCCGCCAGCCAGACCCGCTGCAGACCGCGCTGGGTTTCCCGGATGCGGGCAACCAGCGTCGCGGCAATCGTCCGCAGCGCGGCGGCAATACCGCCGCCAACTTCATGCTGGGTGGTTTGCCCGGTATGAACCGCCGTCGCGGCGGCCGTTGA
- a CDS encoding EAL domain-containing protein translates to MARPPRLLETLLANLDGMVYRCRDDAHWTLEFVSEGCQALTGYPPEDLLLNSRISFLQLTHPEDRQLVRNHIDTCMRERRRIDIEYRIVHADGSLRWVWERGVGLYNAAGKVEAMEGFLQDVTERKEAAHALQEAERRYRSIFENAIEGVFQTTPDGTYIAVNPALARIYGYHSPEDLIVGLRDISHQLYVEPERRGEFMRLMEQHGSVSNFESRVYRRDGDIIWISENARAVYDDGGKLVCYEGTVEAITERKLYEAEMRHQATHDALTGLPNRNMLHEHLQRAIQVARQKGGLTAVVFVDLDQFKFINDSLGHTVGDELLKTVAQRLQACLRETDMVARQGGDEFVLVLQNQTGGELGIAEVMQRILAAVAKPWQSGDREFQVTASIGVSRYPVDGKDVETLLKQADSAMYRAKEQGRNNFQFFAPWMDTQVSNRLEMLINLRRALDQEEFKLYYQPKLSLKDGRVIGAEALIRWQSPEQGMVPPDRFIPFAEEAGLIVPIGEWVLRTACHQNKRWQAAGLPPIPVAVNLSPRQLNQSLPEFVAGVLAQSGLAASCLELEITENVVMKDAEKSVATLHALKRLGLQISVDDFGTGYSSLSYLRRFPVDALKIDKSFVRDIARDADSAAIVKAIISLAHILNLRVIAEGVEDEEQHDFLKENACDEVQGYFFGKPMAVEDFTAWLTRQTGNGQDA, encoded by the coding sequence ATGGCACGTCCGCCGCGCCTGCTGGAAACCTTGCTGGCCAACCTGGATGGCATGGTCTATCGCTGCCGCGACGATGCCCACTGGACCCTGGAATTCGTCAGCGAGGGTTGCCAGGCCCTGACCGGCTATCCGCCCGAGGACCTGCTGCTCAACAGTCGTATTTCCTTCCTGCAATTGACCCATCCGGAAGACCGCCAGCTGGTCCGCAACCATATCGACACCTGCATGCGTGAACGGCGCCGCATCGATATCGAATATCGCATCGTGCACGCCGACGGCAGCCTGCGCTGGGTGTGGGAGCGCGGAGTAGGGCTGTACAACGCGGCCGGCAAGGTCGAGGCCATGGAAGGCTTCCTGCAGGACGTGACCGAGCGCAAGGAAGCCGCGCACGCCTTGCAGGAGGCCGAGCGCCGCTATCGCAGCATCTTCGAGAACGCCATCGAAGGCGTGTTCCAGACCACCCCCGATGGCACCTACATCGCCGTGAATCCGGCGCTGGCCCGCATCTATGGTTATCACTCGCCGGAAGACCTGATCGTGGGCCTGCGCGACATCAGCCATCAGCTGTATGTGGAGCCGGAGCGGCGTGGAGAATTCATGCGGCTGATGGAGCAGCATGGATCGGTTTCCAATTTCGAGTCGCGCGTGTACCGGCGCGACGGCGACATCATCTGGATTTCAGAGAATGCCCGTGCCGTCTATGACGACGGCGGCAAGCTGGTCTGTTACGAAGGCACGGTCGAGGCCATCACCGAGCGCAAGCTCTACGAGGCCGAGATGCGCCACCAGGCCACGCACGATGCCCTGACCGGCTTGCCCAATCGCAACATGCTGCATGAGCACCTGCAGCGTGCCATCCAGGTGGCGCGCCAGAAGGGCGGGCTGACGGCGGTGGTGTTCGTCGATCTGGACCAGTTCAAGTTCATCAACGACAGCCTGGGCCATACGGTGGGCGATGAACTGCTCAAGACCGTGGCCCAGCGTCTGCAGGCCTGCCTGCGCGAGACCGACATGGTGGCGCGCCAGGGGGGCGATGAATTCGTGCTGGTGCTGCAGAACCAGACGGGCGGCGAGTTGGGCATCGCCGAGGTGATGCAGCGCATCCTGGCGGCCGTGGCCAAGCCCTGGCAGAGCGGGGACCGCGAGTTTCAGGTCACCGCCAGCATCGGCGTGAGCCGCTATCCGGTCGATGGCAAGGATGTCGAGACATTGTTGAAACAAGCCGATTCGGCCATGTACCGGGCCAAGGAGCAGGGGCGCAACAACTTCCAGTTCTTCGCGCCATGGATGGATACCCAGGTCAGCAACCGCCTGGAAATGCTGATCAACCTGCGTCGCGCGCTGGATCAGGAGGAGTTCAAGCTCTACTACCAGCCCAAGCTGAGCCTCAAGGATGGCAGGGTGATCGGCGCCGAGGCACTGATCCGATGGCAGTCGCCGGAGCAGGGCATGGTGCCGCCGGACCGTTTCATTCCCTTTGCCGAAGAGGCCGGACTGATCGTCCCCATCGGAGAATGGGTGCTGCGCACCGCCTGCCACCAGAACAAGCGCTGGCAGGCGGCCGGCTTGCCCCCCATCCCCGTGGCGGTGAACCTGTCGCCACGGCAGTTGAACCAGAGCCTGCCGGAATTCGTCGCCGGCGTGCTGGCCCAGAGCGGGCTGGCGGCTTCCTGCCTGGAGCTGGAGATCACCGAAAACGTGGTCATGAAGGATGCCGAGAAGAGCGTGGCGACCCTGCATGCCCTGAAACGCCTGGGTCTGCAGATTTCGGTGGATGATTTCGGCACGGGCTATTCCAGCCTCTCTTACCTGCGCCGCTTCCCGGTGGATGCGCTCAAGATCGACAAGTCCTTCGTGCGCGACATTGCGCGCGATGCCGACAGCGCTGCCATCGTCAAGGCCATCATATCGCTGGCCCACATCCTGAACCTTCGTGTCATTGCAGAGGGGGTCGAGGACGAGGAGCAACATGATTTCCTGAAGGAAAATGCCTGTGACGAAGTGCAGGGTTACTTCTTCGGCAAGCCCATGGCGGTGGAGGATTTCACGGCCTGGCTGACCCGGCAGACGGGAAACGGTCAGGACGCTTGA
- the nusA gene encoding transcription termination factor NusA: MSREILLLVDALAREKNVDKEVVFGALEHALAQATKKRYEGEVDIRVSIDRESGEFESFRRWHVVPDEAGLQLPDQEVLLFEAKEQFPDIEVDEYIEDPIESVEFGRRFAQDTKQVVLQRIRDAEREQILADFLARGDALVTGTIKRMERGDAIIESGKIEARLPRDQMIPKENLRIGDRVRAYILRVDRSARGPQVILSRTAPEFIMKLFELEVPEIEQGSLEIKSAARDPGVRAKIAVYTADKRIDPIGTCVGMRGSRVQAVTGELGGERVDIVLWSEDPAQFVIGALAPANVTSIVVDEEKHAMDVVVDEENLAIAIGRGGQNVRLAAELTRWQINIMTAEESADKSAAETALIRTLFMEKLDVDQEVADILVEEGFSTLEEIAYVPINEMLEIESFDEETVNELRNRARDALVTEAIASEEGLEGMDEELINFEGLDRVLAGKLGLAGVKTLPAFAGLAYDEFGAILALPSERARQLIENAFEDVTDDEMKLIDSKYDERAKALQAKAWSAVEGR; encoded by the coding sequence ATGAGTCGCGAAATTTTGTTGTTGGTCGATGCGCTGGCGCGCGAAAAGAACGTCGATAAGGAAGTCGTCTTCGGCGCACTGGAGCATGCGCTTGCGCAGGCTACCAAGAAGCGCTACGAAGGCGAGGTCGACATTCGCGTCTCGATCGACCGTGAAAGCGGCGAGTTCGAATCCTTCCGCCGCTGGCACGTGGTGCCCGACGAAGCCGGCCTGCAACTGCCTGACCAGGAAGTGCTGCTGTTCGAAGCCAAGGAACAGTTCCCCGATATCGAAGTCGACGAATACATCGAAGACCCGATCGAATCCGTCGAATTCGGCCGCCGCTTCGCGCAAGACACCAAGCAGGTCGTCCTGCAGCGCATCCGCGACGCCGAGCGTGAACAGATCCTGGCCGATTTCCTGGCCCGTGGCGATGCCCTGGTGACCGGCACCATCAAGCGCATGGAGCGTGGTGACGCCATCATCGAGTCCGGCAAGATCGAAGCCCGCCTGCCACGCGACCAGATGATCCCCAAGGAAAACCTGCGCATCGGCGACCGCGTGCGTGCCTACATCCTGCGCGTGGACCGCAGTGCCCGTGGCCCGCAGGTGATCCTGTCGCGCACTGCGCCGGAATTCATCATGAAGCTGTTCGAGCTGGAAGTGCCGGAAATCGAACAAGGTTCGCTGGAAATCAAGTCGGCTGCCCGTGACCCGGGTGTGCGCGCCAAGATCGCCGTCTACACCGCCGACAAGCGCATCGACCCCATCGGTACCTGTGTGGGCATGCGCGGTTCGCGCGTTCAGGCCGTCACCGGTGAGCTGGGCGGCGAGCGCGTGGACATCGTGCTGTGGTCCGAAGACCCGGCGCAGTTCGTCATCGGCGCACTGGCCCCGGCCAACGTCACCTCCATCGTCGTCGATGAAGAAAAGCACGCCATGGATGTGGTGGTGGATGAAGAAAACCTCGCCATCGCCATCGGCCGTGGCGGCCAGAACGTGCGCCTGGCAGCCGAGCTGACCCGCTGGCAGATCAACATCATGACGGCCGAGGAATCGGCCGACAAGTCGGCGGCCGAGACCGCGCTGATCCGTACGCTGTTCATGGAAAAGCTCGATGTTGACCAGGAAGTGGCCGACATCCTGGTCGAGGAAGGCTTCTCGACCCTGGAAGAAATCGCCTACGTGCCGATCAACGAGATGCTCGAGATCGAATCGTTCGACGAAGAGACCGTCAATGAGCTGCGCAACCGCGCCCGCGACGCCCTGGTGACCGAAGCGATCGCCTCCGAAGAAGGCCTGGAAGGCATGGATGAGGAGCTGATCAACTTCGAAGGCCTGGACCGTGTGCTGGCCGGCAAGCTGGGCCTGGCTGGCGTGAAGACGCTGCCGGCCTTCGCCGGCCTGGCTTATGACGAATTCGGCGCGATCCTGGCCCTGCCTTCCGAGCGCGCGCGCCAACTGATTGAAAATGCATTTGAAGATGTGACCGACGATGAAATGAAGCTCATCGATTCCAAATACGATGAGCGCGCCAAGGCCCTGCAGGCCAAGGCATGGAGCGCAGTCGAAGGCCGCTGA
- the scpB gene encoding SMC-Scp complex subunit ScpB, whose translation MNIAEAKKVLETALLCTHEPLSINDLKKLYVDPESDESSDINAEMIRQMLDELRTEWADKGVEVVSLSTGWRFQSRKEMKVYLERLNPEKPPKYTRATLETLAIIAYRQPVTRGDIEEIRGVAVNTQTIRMLEDRGWIESIGHRDVPGRPALFATTRKFLDDLGLSSLEELPPLQQVSGEAAAQGALLELQALEGGVAVLAGGEPGEDEAEEAEVEAQAAQAAESPQSLESPGTGEPAADAVEPQAPAQADEPVTGQDAEHTEFAAAAGEERAAGSEDASPEAQEPFEQDDAVTGTDAIEAADEAAGEHNDTTERADQRGNDARPPHPDSKNEAN comes from the coding sequence ATGAATATTGCTGAGGCCAAGAAAGTCCTCGAAACTGCATTGCTTTGCACGCATGAGCCCCTGTCGATCAATGACCTGAAGAAGCTGTACGTCGATCCCGAGAGCGATGAGAGCAGCGACATCAATGCCGAGATGATCCGGCAGATGCTCGATGAGCTGCGCACCGAGTGGGCCGACAAGGGCGTGGAAGTGGTCAGCCTGTCGACCGGCTGGCGTTTCCAGAGTCGCAAGGAGATGAAGGTCTACCTGGAGCGCCTGAATCCGGAGAAACCGCCCAAGTACACCCGCGCCACGCTGGAGACGCTGGCCATCATCGCTTACCGTCAGCCGGTCACGCGCGGCGACATCGAAGAGATTCGCGGCGTGGCGGTCAATACCCAGACCATCCGCATGCTGGAAGACCGGGGCTGGATCGAATCGATCGGTCATCGCGACGTACCGGGCCGGCCGGCACTGTTTGCCACGACCCGCAAGTTCCTGGATGACCTGGGCCTGAGTTCGCTGGAAGAATTGCCGCCGCTGCAGCAGGTCAGCGGCGAAGCCGCCGCCCAGGGCGCGCTGCTGGAATTGCAGGCGCTGGAGGGAGGCGTGGCGGTCCTGGCAGGCGGGGAGCCGGGGGAGGACGAGGCAGAGGAAGCTGAAGTTGAAGCGCAAGCTGCTCAAGCCGCCGAATCTCCTCAATCCCTCGAATCCCCCGGAACCGGAGAGCCTGCGGCCGATGCTGTTGAGCCGCAAGCGCCGGCCCAGGCGGATGAGCCAGTCACCGGGCAAGATGCAGAACATACGGAATTTGCAGCCGCCGCCGGGGAAGAGCGCGCTGCAGGCAGTGAAGACGCTTCCCCAGAAGCGCAAGAACCTTTTGAGCAAGACGATGCCGTAACTGGCACAGACGCCATCGAGGCCGCCGACGAAGCGGCAGGCGAGCACAACGACACCACCGAGCGGGCCGATCAGCGGGGAAATGACGCGCGTCCGCCACATCCAGATTCGAAGAATGAAGCCAACTAG